Proteins encoded in a region of the Alosa sapidissima isolate fAloSap1 chromosome 19, fAloSap1.pri, whole genome shotgun sequence genome:
- the LOC121693601 gene encoding uncharacterized protein LOC121693601 — protein MAAGYLTNIMILLLLFFDSTHGNSKVTQLPPAAIQVQESSITLTCSHNDTSLSTILWYKHSQNTGLKLLGYLTITTQNLEPEFKDGSAFGDEVKQFLTVVFKNRNESETLPCLHTYSSYYYILWYKQSQDGEMKFLGNIGTSANVESEFLTSKKITMKGNGAAKSYANLTINRLEESDSAVYYCAASEHSATTQPSLSHLSLFTHYPASLTRLTETRKSHNFHLLQSKSRRAQ, from the exons ATGGCTGCAGGTTACCTTACCAACATCATGATCCTATTGCTGCTTTTCTTTG ACTCGACTCACGGAAACTCGAAAGTCACACAACTTCCACCTGCTGCAATCCAAGTCCAGGAGAGCTCAATAACACTGACATGCTCACACAACGATACTAGCCTCAGCACCATTCTGTGGTACAAACATTCTCAGAACACCGGACTGAAGCTTTTAGGATACCTTACAATAACCACTCAAAACCTGGAGCCGGAATTCAAGGACG GTTCTGCTTTTGGAGACGAAGTCAAGCAATTCCTTACAGTTGTGTTTAAAAACAGAAACGAGTCGGAGACCCTGCCATGCTTGCACACTTATTCATCATATTACTATATTCTGTGGTACAAACAATCTCAAGATGGAGAAATGAAGTTCTTAGGAAACATAGGAACGTCCGCCAACGTAGAATCTGAATTCCTGACCTCAAAGAAAATAACAATGAAAGGGAATGGAGCAGCAAAGAGTTATGCCAATTTAACCATAAACAGACTGGAAGAAAGTGACAGTGCTGTGTATTACTGTGCTGCTAGTGAGCACAGTGCTACAacccagccctctctctctcatctctctctgttcactCACTACCCAGCATCTTTG ACTCGACTCACGGAAACTCGAAAGTCACACAACTTCCACCTGCTGCAATCCAAGTCCAGAAGAGCTCAATAA